The window GTCGGCGTTGTCGCGGAAATCAATCCCGACGCTGCCCACAAACGCAAAGCCCAAGGTTGGCTCGACGAATTGTACGAGGACCTGCCCACCCTGATGACCCGCATTGCGGAGGCAAAAACCAAAAAACAAGCCGTTTCGCTGGGTTATTTGGGCAATATTGTGGACCTCTGGGAAGCACTGTTGGCTGCAGATATTGCGGTCGAATTGGGCTCTGACCAAACTTCGTTGCACAATCCGTACGCAGGAGGGTATTACCCCACCAACATCGGTTTTGAGGCTTCGAATGCCATGATGCGTGACAATCCAGCCCAATTCAAGCAGGAGGTCCAACGCACATTGCGTCAGCACGCCGAAGTCGTCGCCAAAATGGTCGCCAAGGGCATGTATTTCTGGGATTACGGCAATGCCTTCCTCCTCGAATGCAGCCGCGCAGGTGCCGACATTCAAAAGCCGGATGGACGCTTTATCTACCCAAGTTATGTGGAAGATATTATGGGTCCGATGTGCTTTGATTATGGATTTGGGCCCTTTCGTTGGGTTTGTTGCTCGGGAAAGGACAGCGATTTGCGCATTTCGGACAATATTGCGGCCTACGTGATCAAAGATTTGATTGCCTCCTCCCCTGCCGAAATCAAGCAGCAATTGAGCGACAACCTGCACTGGATCGAGACGGCAGAGAAAAATAACCTCGTAGTGGGCAGCCGCGCGCGGATTTTGTATGCCGACAGCGAAGGAAGGATCCAAATTGCATTGGCATTCAACAAAGCCATTCGGGAAGGCCGCATTTCGGCGCCGATTGTATTGGGGCGCGACCACCACGACGTCAGCGGTACGGACAGTCCCTACCGCGAAACGGCCAATATTTATGATGGTTCGGGCGTGACAGCGGACATGGCTGTGCAAAACTTTGTGGGCGACAGCTTCCGCGGCGCGACCTGGATTTCGCTGCACAACGGCGGCGGCGTGGGCTGGGGCGAGGTCATGAACGGCGGATTTGGCCTCGTGCTCGATGGCAGCGCCGATGCGGACAGGAGACTGAAGAGCATGTTGCTCTGGGACGTGAACAACGGCATCGCAAGGCGCAGCTGGGCGCGCAATCCAGAAGCCATTTTTGCCATCAAACGCGAAATGGCAAGGACGCCGGGCTTGAAAGTAACCTTGCCCAATTTGGTCGCGGATGACGTGATGGAGGGGTTGTGAGATGGATGCGGATGTGATGGATCGGGTTGTTTTTTGCGTGATTCGGAGGGGCTAAATGTCCGGTACCGTCCTAAAGTTCAAGCCCTGCTTCGTCCTGAAATAGCTATACACTTAGGGGCGCTGAACCTGAACTGGCTATACACCCTTTTTATTGAACCTAAAATAGCTATACCCCCTCGTTGTCGAGCCTGAAATGGCTATACAGCCCTCGTATCCGAGCCGAAGGTAGGGATGTGGCTCAACGATTCCTAGGGTATGCCTATCTTCGCGTGTCGGTGAAGCGGACGGTGGCTCTGCTGAGGAGCAACCACCGAAGGAATAGCCCGACCCGTAGGCGTAATGCCGTGTCGGCCTCCGAGTGATTGGGGGGCCGCACTTTTATCGGCATACGCAATCGGCAGATGCCTGAAGAAACCTACGTCACGCTGGCACATCCTGCCTCCCTTTGCGCTGATGCCAGTATTTCCACCGCTTGGGGATCGGACCGCTCATTTTGTGGGCCTCTGCTGGCGAGAGGGTAATCGATACTCCCGTGTGGCCCGCTCGTAGTTGTAAATCTCGATGGCCTCCTGCACTTTCTCCCAAGCCTCCTCGAACGATCCAAACTTCATCTCAAGTCCCTGCTCGTCCTTGAGGATGCCGTTTACGCGCTCGGCGATGCCGTTGTCCCTGGGATCGCTGTCCTCAGTCATACTGATGCGGATGCCTCTTGCGATAAGAATCCCTGTATGCGCGTAGCAGGCGTATTGGCTGCCACGGTCGCTGTGGTGGATCAGGTCGATGTCGCCCTCTGGAAGCGTTGCCAAGGCCATTTCAAGTGCCACGATGGTCTGCTCGGCGGTCATCAAGAGGCTGAGGTTGTAGCCGACGATCATGTGCGAGTAGGCATCGGTCACCAGACTCAGGAAGCAGAAGCAATCCGTCAGCGACAGGTAGGTAATGTCCGACACCCATTGCTGGTTCGGGCCTGTGGGCACGACGCCCTTGACGAGGTTCGGATACAGCGGGAAACCGTGGTTGGAATCCGTCGTCCTTGGGCCAATGCGCCGCTTGACCTTGATCGTCATCCCGGCATCCAGCAGGATCTCGTGGAGCGTGTCCCTGCCCACTTTCAGGTCGTTGTTGGCCAGCGAACCCTCGATCTTGTGATAAAGCCTGCGTGTCCCGAGCTTGGGCTGGCGCCTCCTCACCACCGCGACAATTGCCAGTACGGCGACCTTGGTCCTTTCCCACTCTGTTTCGCTCCAAATACGGTCATAATATGCGTGTCGCGTCTTCCCGAACAGCTCGCAGAGCACCCTGACGCCGATGCCCTTGTACTTCGTGTGCATGCGCTTTACTGTTTGGAACCATACTTTTTTCGAAGGTCTTGCCCAAGCTCCTCCCCGGCCACCTCGATTACCGTTTCGGCCGCGAGCAACTGCAATTGCAAGTTGGCCAACCTTGCCCTCAAATCCCTGTTTTCCTGTGCCAATGCACCCTCTTGCTCATCCCCCTTGTCTAGCACCGATTTTCCGGCTGCGCAATCTCGCCATCCAGTGCCTTGATCCAAACTGAGACCGTACGTGGATAGACCAAGCCCGCCTCGGCCATTGCCTCCTCGACGGTCATGTACCCGCCCTGGACGGCTACCGCAAGCCGGCGGCGCGTGGCAGCATCGGGTCTTGCCTTCGCAGGCCAATCCATCAACGCGCCAGACTTTTTCAGCCAATCGCGAACCGTCGACTTGTCAACCCCTAGTTGCTCCGCAACCTCACGCCGCGTCATCGTCCCGGCAAGGATTGCATCCACCGCAGCTTTCTTCTTCGCAGGCGAAACATGGGCAATTATCTTGCCTACTTTTCCGTCATTCTTACTCATGTCTATCTTCCAAATTAATAGTTACACACTTTTCAGGTGTATAGCTATTTCAGGTCAAGACACCCTCCGCACTAGAAAAGTAATCGGTGAAATATTCTTGGCCTTGTCTCAATCGGGATTACAATTTCGGCAATGGCCCGAAGGGCCTAAATGTGGATAGCCGTGGACGAAGTCCATGGTTCGAAATGCAAACAAATACCAAGGCCGGAGGCCTTGAACAACCGTCTCGATCAAAACAAATACTTCTCCTCAAATTCGATGCCATTTTCCCTGAGCAATCTTCGGAATTCGTCCTTCGAAGATTCAGTCTTATGATGCTCCTTTTGGTTCCGTACATAATTGACGATCATATCCCTATCCCGAATATTATAGGTAAATGCACTATAACCTTCCTGCCAACCTTCGAATTGCGGGAAAAGGCAGTTTGCCTTCATCCAAATACTGCTTGCAACCTTGATATCCTGCACGTATGATGACAATGAAATGGTCGGATGCAAATCGCTAAAGATGTGTATGTGATCTTCTACTCCATTAATTTGGAACAGTTTGCACTTTTTTGCTTGCACTACCCCCCAAATGTATTTATACAAATCCGTACAATTTTCGCCTGAAATCGTTGGTTCCCAATGTTTTGTACCGAACACGATTTGATAATAAATTTGCCTATAATTTCCCATATTAATGAATTACCAGAGATTAGGTGGATGGTCTCCAAATGTACCAAAATTTCAGCGAAATCATTGGCTATTGAAGATCAATTTTTGCCAATTAACTTCATCCAATTTCATCGGAATGAGGAAATCCAGTGTTGGTGGAAGTTCAAGCCCTCCGGGCTTGGGTCTCAAAGGGGCCGTTTACCACGGACTTCGTCCGCGGCTATCGTTGTTCAAGCCCTCCGGGCTAGAAAGGCAATTGATTATTTGTTCTAAGCCTTATCACGATCGTGATTTCAATTCCGCCGATATGGCCCAGAGAGCCCCATTGGCTATAGTGGTACCGTCCTGAAGTTCAAGCCCTCCGGGCTTGGGTCTCAAAGGGGCCACTTACCACGGACTTCGTCCGCGGCTATCGTTGTTTAAGCCCTCCGGGCTAGAAAAGCAATCGGTGAAATATTCTTGGCCTTGTCTCAATCGGGATTACAATTTCGGCAATGGCCCGAAGGGCCTAAATGTGGATAGCCGTGGACGAAGTCCATGGTCCGTGATGTAACAAAAAACCAAGGCCGGAGGCCTTGAACAACCGTCTCGATCAAAACAAATGCTTCTCGTCGATTTTATGCCATTTCCACTTCTCGGGAAAACCGTTCCTCTCAGCATTTGCATTCCCCAGCAAAACCCGCTATCTTCAACCCATTCACCTTCAGACTACAAAATCATGAAAGCACTGCATACAATCCTCCTCTGTCTTCTATTGATGGTTCAAACGGCCTTTGCGCAGATACCTGTTCGGTGGCAGGCTGGACCGGAGGTCGGGTATGCGGTCACGGATTTCCCATGGAAACGCGAGGATAGAGGTATCAATTACCAAAGCGTAGAGACATTGATTCCGAAATTTAATCCGATGGTGGGCATGCGTGGAACCATGTTGCTGGGCAAACATTGGCTATTCGGAGCGAGTCTGCAATACCAACTGTCGGGGTACAATCTCAGGCGGAATGACGAATTGATTGAAGTAGACCATACCGTCACGCATGACATTTTCCATTCGCAGCGGTACCACAAAATTGCTATGCCGCTCAGCTTGACTTACCGCTTCAAAATCGGGACTATGCACCCCTTTGTTGGATTCGGATACCGCGCCGCTTGGATCAACCATGTACGCAACCGGGGATACTATCAAACGGTCTCGCCTGACAGTTCAGAACTCAACACTTACCTCCCTTATGACATCCAAAACTCTCATCCTTCGCAACAGATGATACGCAGATGGGTTCCACAGGTAATGTTTGCCATGGGTGCAGAAATTGGCGAACATCTCAGCTTTACCCTCAATGCCGCTGCAGGCAGCTTTGGAATTCCAACGGGGATGGATTTCTCCGACCTTTACCGCACCTACCGCAACCGCGAACTGTTTGCGACCCTCTCCTACCGCCTCTGGTAGTTTGCCGACAATTCGGATTCTTCTTGTTGTCTTTGAAGGAATTCCACCTAATTTTGCACCGCAATTCTATAAAGGAACCTGCGATCAAAGTTTTCAACACGGAATTTTTTCAAAAACAAAACATGAAACAAGTTTTTCTTCCTCTCCTTTTGCTCCTTCTTGTCGTTCAATCCGCATTCGCACAAAACCTCGCTCCGCTTGGAAATGGTGAATATTCCACCTCTGCCAATGACGTCGTGGCAGGCATTCCACCGACCCCTTACAAGGTCATGGCTACCGTGGAAAAAAGCGAAAAAGACAAATTTACCCTGTCTGTCACCACCAACGGTCGCTACGGCAGCGATGTCGATTTTGCCCGCTTTGAAGGCAATGTCTTCGCTCCGGTTGACAATGAAGGCCTCTGGATGACCCCGACCAAGAACTTCATCGTGCTGTATCCTGGCGTGGTGATGGAACTCTACGTCACGAAAGGCCTTGACAATGCCCCTGAAATCGACCGCGTCGTAGCGATCGCCCCCAATGGTGCAAAATTTGGCGACCTCAAAAAATCGGCCAAAGACCATGCCGAGGCATTCAAGTTTGTGGAAATGAACAACAAACTTGCCAAAGCCAACGAAGCTGTCAAGGTCAAGGTAGCGCAAGAAAAGGCCGCCAAAGAAGCCGCAGCCGCCAAGGCAGCCGAAGAAAAGAAGATCGCCGACGAAGCCCGCCGCGCTGCGGATGCCAAAGCCCGCGAAGAGGCCAATGCCAAAGCAGCAGCCGACAAGGCTGCCCGCGACCAAGCTTATGCCGGTCGCACTGCAAGCATCTCCAAAACCGACTTCTGCACCGGCATCACCAAGTATGCAGGCATGACCAAGTCGCGTTACAAAGCTTTGAAGGGCAAAATTTTGCCTGCTGATGATCTCTACGGCGCAGGTGATACGACCTTCGCAGCCACTGAAGTGCTTCCCCTTTTTGACTTTGGCATCGTTCAGACTCGCCACAAAAGCAGCAACAACGCAACAGACTTGGCCTTCTACATGGAGCTCAACAGCGTCAATGACGTGCATTCACACTATGATGTGTTGCTCGCCCGCCTCAAAACCTGCATGACTGAAAGCAAAGGATGGCGCTCCATCGACCATGATGGAAGCTTCACATGGTACAGCGACAAATGCTGGGTCAGGTTGCACAAGAAATTCAACAGCTACAACGACAATATCCCTGACAATACTTTGGAGCTGGAAATCACTCCGAAATAGTCACCGTTGGAGCCTTTTGGTTCTGACTTCAATCAAACAGGCCCTCCAAATCGGGGGGCCTGTTCGTTTTTTGGGGTATTTTATTCCAGCGAATGCGTAGCGGAATTAACCGCGCAATCTTGGACGCACCAACCGTCCTGTTTCGTCGGTATGGCTGTAGCGCTCCAAACAATTTTCAATCAGGTTGCGGATCACGTCGTCGAAGGAAAGCAATCCCTCGGCAAGAAACGTACTGCAAAATTCAGCGTTTTTCCCGAGGTGCGATTCGGGTGTTAATTCAATGATTTCAAATGTATTGCGGTTCGTAAGTTTACCGTCGATGCGCATGTACTCGACCTTGTCGAGGTAATGAAACAGCCTTTTGCAAGCTTCAAAGAGGCCATCCCAAATCTGATCCTTGATATTGCGCATGCCGAGGGTATTTTCGGCGACGTATTTGTCATCGAAGGCATACAAATTGTGCATCAAAAAAGTCTCGTCATTGAGGACGTAACGTTCGCCGGCGGCCCATTCACGGATATAATCGCCGTAACCAATCATACAGATGGAAACTTCTTTCCCTGAGACAAATTCCTCGGCAATGATGGGACCACCAAATTCGGCGAGGAGCTCTAGCGCGAGGGCGCGGGCAGAAGCGTGGTCGCGCACGAGGTTCCGCTGCGTGATGCCGAGCGACGAACCCTCAAACATGGGCTTTACCACCAACGGAAGGCGCAATTCTTCGATCAAGTGCAAATCAGAGGCATCCCGAATGGCGAATGATGCGGGCGTATCAAGACCGAGGTCTCGGCAAAGCAATTTGGTAACGTGTTTGTCGTTGCAGATGCTTTTAGCAAAGGCGTCGCCACCGATGTATTTGAGTCCTGCGGCTTCGCAAATGGCGGGATTGAGCGCGTGGCGGTTCTTCGAATGGATTCCCTGCCAATAGGGAAACACCAAATCTGCGCTGTGTTTGTGAACGTTGGCGATGAGTTCGGCGGGAGAAGTATAGAGCTGCACATCGTAGCCGGCATCACGAATGCCCTGCGTCATTTCCTCGACATAGTACCGGTGGATGCGGTCTACTTGGCGGTTGAGCGGATTGGCTGTGCTTTCGTCGAAATCAATGTCATCTGCGACCAGGACAATTTTCATTGCGTTTTTGCGCCTCGGCGGGGGGTTATTGGTGAATCAAACGGAATGGAAGAACACCAAACGAATTCGGTCCCATCCAATCAAGGCCAATAATCTGCAAAAGATCGCAAAGATTCAATTTTGATTTGTGTAGCAGCTATTTCTGGCCACCCTCCCACGAAGACACAAAGGCACGAAGACTTGAAGCATTGACTTCGTGTCTTCGTGCCTTCGTGGCAAAAATCAAACCAAATGAAAATCAGTTGGCTTTGGGAGCGACGGTGACCAAAGCTTTTGCCTTGGCGATTGCTTCCTTGCTTGCTTTG of the Bacteroidota bacterium genome contains:
- a CDS encoding urocanate hydratase; the protein is VGVVAEINPDAAHKRKAQGWLDELYEDLPTLMTRIAEAKTKKQAVSLGYLGNIVDLWEALLAADIAVELGSDQTSLHNPYAGGYYPTNIGFEASNAMMRDNPAQFKQEVQRTLRQHAEVVAKMVAKGMYFWDYGNAFLLECSRAGADIQKPDGRFIYPSYVEDIMGPMCFDYGFGPFRWVCCSGKDSDLRISDNIAAYVIKDLIASSPAEIKQQLSDNLHWIETAEKNNLVVGSRARILYADSEGRIQIALAFNKAIREGRISAPIVLGRDHHDVSGTDSPYRETANIYDGSGVTADMAVQNFVGDSFRGATWISLHNGGGVGWGEVMNGGFGLVLDGSADADRRLKSMLLWDVNNGIARRSWARNPEAIFAIKREMARTPGLKVTLPNLVADDVMEGL
- a CDS encoding outer membrane beta-barrel protein, with the protein product MKALHTILLCLLLMVQTAFAQIPVRWQAGPEVGYAVTDFPWKREDRGINYQSVETLIPKFNPMVGMRGTMLLGKHWLFGASLQYQLSGYNLRRNDELIEVDHTVTHDIFHSQRYHKIAMPLSLTYRFKIGTMHPFVGFGYRAAWINHVRNRGYYQTVSPDSSELNTYLPYDIQNSHPSQQMIRRWVPQVMFAMGAEIGEHLSFTLNAAAGSFGIPTGMDFSDLYRTYRNRELFATLSYRLW
- the tnpA gene encoding IS200/IS605 family transposase — its product is MGNYRQIYYQIVFGTKHWEPTISGENCTDLYKYIWGVVQAKKCKLFQINGVEDHIHIFSDLHPTISLSSYVQDIKVASSIWMKANCLFPQFEGWQEGYSAFTYNIRDRDMIVNYVRNQKEHHKTESSKDEFRRLLRENGIEFEEKYLF
- a CDS encoding IS3 family transposase, whose translation is MHTKYKGIGVRVLCELFGKTRHAYYDRIWSETEWERTKVAVLAIVAVVRRRQPKLGTRRLYHKIEGSLANNDLKVGRDTLHEILLDAGMTIKVKRRIGPRTTDSNHGFPLYPNLVKGVVPTGPNQQWVSDITYLSLTDCFCFLSLVTDAYSHMIVGYNLSLLMTAEQTIVALEMALATLPEGDIDLIHHSDRGSQYACYAHTGILIARGIRISMTEDSDPRDNGIAERVNGILKDEQGLEMKFGSFEEAWEKVQEAIEIYNYERATREYRLPSRQQRPTK
- a CDS encoding helix-turn-helix domain-containing protein, whose product is MSKNDGKVGKIIAHVSPAKKKAAVDAILAGTMTRREVAEQLGVDKSTVRDWLKKSGALMDWPAKARPDAATRRRLAVAVQGGYMTVEEAMAEAGLVYPRTVSVWIKALDGEIAQPENRC